The following nucleotide sequence is from Bradyrhizobium roseum.
CTCCGCATGCTTCTCCGCACGCGTGATGCCGGACTTCGCCTCGTAAAGGCTCGCAAGAACTTCCTGGGTGTTGTTTCCGATGGACGAGACAATCCCCATCCCCGTAATGACAACCCGCCTCATGATCGCCTCACCCTGCCGTTTCCGTTCGTCTGTGAAGATATATTGATGGCCTGATCGCGCCGCTCAGCCCGGCTCGACGCCTTGCTTGAACAGCCCGACCTTCAGGTCCTTGGCGCGATAGATAATCTCGCCATCCATGGAAAGCCAGCCGTCGCCCACGCCCAGCACGAGCTTAGAACGCATCACGCGTTTCATGTCGATGTTGTACACCACCTTGCGGGCGTTCGGCAGCACCTGGCCGGAGAACTTGAGTTCGCCCAGCCCCAGCGCCCGGCCGCGTCCCTCGCCACCGACCCATCCGAGGTAAAAGCCGACCATCTGCCACATCGCGTCGAGGCCGAGACAGCCCGGCATGACCGGGTCGTTCTTGAAATGGCAACCGAAAAACCACAGGTCCGGCTTCACATCGAGCTCGGCCCGAATCAGGCCCTTGCCGTACTCGCCGCCGGTTTCGCTGATTTCGGTAATGCGGTCGAACATCAGCATGGGCGGCAGCGGCAATTGTGCATTGCCCGGGCCGAACATCTCGCCGCGGCCGCAGGCGAGCAAGTCCTCGTATTCATAACCGCTGCGCCGATCCAGCATCGTTTTCCGCCTCTACCTTGGATGTCCCGATCGAGCGCTTTGAGCGAACCGGACCCGTTTCCCTACGGGAAGACTTGCCTCCCGCAATTTGGCGCTACTTAGGGTGCTATCGGCCCGAGTCCCTGCCGAAATCGCATATGTGGTCCGCGCGCTCTGTAACATAGGCGGATAGGCCCGGCAAAGCGCCGGAACGAGTGAAAACACCGCATTTACCAATCTAGTACCTTTCTAAACTGGGGCCAGTTCTAGTTGCGATAAACTTGCATCTACCTGATTTCCTTTTATATTGGGTAGGAATATTGCCCGAGTTAGCGTGGTGCCTGCCGTGGAAATCAACGACCAAGCTTCGCTTCAGACCGACGACGGTATCGATCCGGCTGCCCGGGCCGCCGGGCATCAGCCGGCGTTGACGGGCTGTCCCTGGCACGACGTCAATGAAATGCTGCAGGCCGCGGGTCTTCGGCCCACCCGTCAGCGCATGGCTTTGGGTTGGCTTCTGTTCGGCAAGGGCGCCCGCCATCTGACCGCGGAAATGCTTTACGAAGAAGCCACGCTGGCCAAGGTTCCGGTGTCGCTGGCGACCGTCTACAACACGCTGAACCAACTCACCGATGCCGGCCTGCTGCGCCAGGTGTCGGTCGACGGCACCAAGACCTATTTCGACACCAACGTCACCGCGCACCATCACTTCTATCTCGAGAACAACCACGAGCTGGTCGACATTCCCGATCCGCATCTGGTGCTGTCGAAGATGCCTGATGTGCCGGAAGGCTACGAAATCGCCCGCGTCGACATGGTCGTGCGGCTGCGCAAGAAGCGCTGAGCACAAGCAGATAGCTTGTCATACGCGGGCTTGACCCGCGTATCGATCGATCTTCATCAAATGCTTTTGCGAAGCGGATGGATTGCCGGGTCAAGCCCGGCAATGACGAATGGCGCGCTGCGCCTCACTCCACCTTCTCGTCCGCGTACACGCCCCACAGGCGCTGCTGCTCGATCCAGCCGTCAAAACCGTTGCCGATCACGCGGCACCAGCCGTTGGCGCATTTCTTGACCTGGGTCACGACGCCGGCCTGCAGGCGGGCGGCGATCGCGCTGGTGCGGTCGGGCCGGTCGTAGAGCGACGCCAGCTCGTCCTTGCTCTTCATGGTGACGACCGCAGTGCGGCGGCCGGAGAGCAGCGAATGATAGACCCAGCCTTCGGAACCCTCGGAATCGCGCACGCGGCGCCAGTTCTCGAACTCGGCGGTGATTTCGACCGGCAGGCCCGAGCGGGTATAGATCCAGGCAACGTCGTTGTCCTTGGTCGGACCGGCCCTGACGTTCACATGGTCTGATTTAAGGCTGACATACCGCGGCACCGGCAGGCCGCTCGTGGTGGAACCTGAATCCTTGGCCGAAAACCCCGTGCTGACCGATGTCAAAAGCCAGCACCCCGCCAGCAACGCCACCGAACAGAAACGCCCCAACGCCATTAACCCGTCTCCTGCCGAACCAGCCTCAACTCGAATTCTTCGCGTTGAAACCGCTCGCTAACGCCCGAAAACCCCAAACCCCTGTGCCGCGCTTTGCCCGCCCCGGATACTCGATCCCCCGAGGGGTTCTTGTCTTGGCCCGGCCTTCTGATAGAGAGGACGGCACGTTGAGAACAAGAACGCCCGAATTTTCCCCTGAAAATCCGTGGCAAGTATTTGGAAACCCAAGGACTTGCCCGACAACCAGCGGGACGTCGGGACGCGCAGCTTCCGCAGTGTCGAACAACCGGGTTAATGAGGTCTGAACGGCGAGCTCTGGCGACCCATTGCCTCATGAGAGCAGTACATGTCGGTTAAGAAAAAACCTCTCGTCGTCGTCACCCGCAAGCTGCCGGACTCGATCGAGACCCGGATGCGCGAGCTGTTCGACGCGCGGCTGAACCTCGACGACACACCGATGACGCCGGAACAGATTGCGGAAGCGGTGCGCACCGCCGACGTGCTGGTGCCGACCGTCACCGACATGATCACCGAGGAGATGCTGGGGCATCCCGACTGCAAGCTGCGCATGATCGCCAATTTCGGCAATGGCGTCGACAATATCGACGTGTCAGCGGCGCATGCCCGCGGCATCACGGTGACCAATACGCCGAAGGTGCTGACTGAAGACACCGCCGACATGACCATGGCGCTGATTCTCGCGGTGCCGCGCCGGCTGATCGAGGGCGCGGCAATCCTCACCGAGGGCAGGAACTGGCCCGGCTGGTCGCCGACCTGGATGCTGGGTCATCGCATCGGCGGCAAACGCCTCGGTATCATCGGCATGGGCCGCATCGGCCAGGCGGTCGCGCGCCGCGCCCGCGCCTTCGGCCTGCAGATCCACTATCACAACCGCCGTCCCGTGGCGCCCGTGATCGCCGATGAACTCGGCGCGACCTATTGGGAAAGCCTCGACCAGATGCTGGCGCGGATGGACATCATCTCGGTGAACTGTCCGCACACGCCGGCGACCTACCATCTGCTGTCGGCGCGGCGGCTGAAGTTGATGCGCAAGGACGCCTATATCGTCAACACCGCGCGCGGCGGCGTGATCGACGAGGACACGCTGATCAAGCTGATCGAAGCCGGCGACATCGGCGGCGCCGGCCTCGACGTCTACGAGCACGAACCTGCAGTCAATCCAAAGCTGGTGCGGCTGGCCAAGGCCGGCAAGGTGACGCTGCTGCCGCATATGGGCTCGGCCACCATCGAAGGCCGCGTCGAGATGGGCGAGAAGGTGATCATCAACATCAGAACCTTCCTCGACGCCCACAAGCCGCCGGACCGCGTGCTGCCCAGCATGCTGTAGAGGATGAGGCTCGGAAAACGTGGACCGGACGAGCGCGTCAAGGAGCGAAGCGCGCTGACTCTCTCCCCGTCATTCCGGGGCGTGCGGAGCACGAACCCGGAATCCAATGATCAACTTGCGCTGCGGCACGATGGATTCCGGGTTCGTGCTACGCGCGCCCCGGAATGACGACGGAGGACGCCGCGCGTCGCTGTCCAACTAAACCGTCTTGCCCTTCCGCCGTTCGCGCTTGCGCCATTCCGCGACGAAGGCCACGAACGCGGCGAGCGCCGGCGGCGGCTGGCGACGACTCGGATAATACAAAAACGGCCCCGGAAATGGCGGGCACCAATCGTCGAGTACGCTGACCAGCGCGCCTGATTTGATGCCGTAGCGAACATAGCCCTCGAAGGTGAGCCAGAAGCCGACGCCGTCATGCGCCGCGCGCAACGCGAGGCCGAGATGGGTCGCAATCAGTTTCGGTGGTGGCGAGACCTTTACGACACGGCCGGCCTTTTCGAACTCCCAGTCCAGCATCGCGCCGCTGCCGAAGCGGGTGCGGATGCTGGAATGTTCCAGCAAGTCTTTCGGATGCTTCGGCGTTCCATGCTGCGCGACATATTCCTTCGAGGCCACGACCGCGTAGCGCTGCGGGGCGCCGAGCGAGACTGCGATCATGTCCTGCGCCAGATGCTCGCCATAGCGCACGCCGGCATCGAAGCCGCCGGCCACGATGTCGACGAACGCGCTATCGCCCGTCATCTCCAGATCGATCCTGGGATGGGCTGCGAGAAACGGCGCGACCATCGGCGCCAGCACCAGATCGATCGCCGGCGGCGGCGCGTTGATGCGCAGGCGCCCCGACGGCACGGCGCGCAGGCCGCGCACCTGGTCGAGCGCCGCGCCGACATCCGTCATCGCCGGCCCGACCCGGGAGAGCAGCAATTCGCCGGCTTCGGTCAGGGCGACGCTGCGCGTGGTGCGGTTCATCAGGCGGACGCCGAGCCGCTCCTCCATGTCGCGCAGGCGCTGGCTGAGACTCGAGACGGAGACGCCCTGCTCGGTCGCGGCGCGGCGGAAGTTTTTGGTGCGCGCCACGGCGACGAAGGCATCGATATCGCGGAGGTCGAAGTTTTTCATTGTTCGTTATACTGAACAAGCTATTCCAGATTGTCCAGCTTATCGCGAAGCCGATGCCGGCGCATATCAGCCTTGTCATTGCGGCACGAATGTCCGTCGCCGAACACGAGGAGAATCATCATGCAACAGCGCAAACTCGGGTCCACAGGTCCATCCGTTTCGTCCATCGGGCTCGGCTGCATGGGCATGTCGGACTTCTACGGCCCCGCCGACCGCAGCGAGAGCATCGCCACCATCCACGCCGCGCTCGATGCCGGCATCACCCTGCTCGACACCGGCGATTTCTACGGCATGGGCCACAATGAAATGCTGATCCGCGAGGCGCTTGCCGGGCGCCATCGCGACAAGGTCAGGATCAGCGTCAAGTTCGGCGCGCTGCGCGATCCCAACAAGGGCTTTCTCGGCTACGACAGCCGACCGGCGGCGATCAGGAATTTCGTCGCCTATTCGCTGCAGCGGCTCGGCGTCGACACCATCGACGTCTATCGGCCGGCGCGGCTCGATCCCGACGTGCCGATCGAAGAGAGCGTCGGCGCGATGGCCGACATGATCAAGGCGGGCTGGATCAGGCATATCGGGCTTTCCGAAGTCGGCTCCGACACCCTTCGAAGGGCGCACGCGGTGCATCCGATCGTCGACCTGCAGATCGAATACTCGCTGCTTGCGCGCGGTATCGAGAGCGACATCTTGAAAACCTGCCGCGAGCTTGGGATCGGCATCACCGCCTACGGCGTATTGTCGCGCGGACTGATCAGCGGACACTGGTCGAAAGATCGTTCCGACGCGCAGGATTTCCGCCAGATGAGCCCACGCTTCCAGGGCGCCAACCTCGACGCCAACCTGGCGCTGGTGGACTCGCTGCGCGCCATTGCCGCCGAGGTCGGGGCATCGCCGGCCCAGGTCGCGATCGCGTGGGTCGCAGCCCAAGGCAATGACATCGTGCCGCTGGTCGGCGCCCGCCGGCGCGACCGGCTTTCGGAGGCGCTCGGCGCGCTCGATGTGACATTGACGGACGCGCATCTCGCCGCGCTCGGCAAGGCTTTTCCGCCCGGCGTCGCTGCAGGCGCGCGCTACCCCGAGGCGCAGCTGGCGCATATGGACAGCGAGAATCGCGCCGTGTGAGGCGTCGCTTCACCCGCCCCTTGAGGGGGCGGGTGAAGCAAGCGCGTGACCGCTGAGATCGGTGATGGTGGGCTTGTCGCCGTTGAGCGGATTTTGCGGATCGCGGGCGTAGCGCAGGGTTTCGAAGCGCATGGCACGGGCGTCCACCATCACCAGCCGTCCGATCAGGCTTTCGCCAAAGCCGACGATTTCGCGGATCGCCTCCAGCGCCATCATCGAGCCCATGATGCCGGCCAGCGCGCCCATCACGCCGGCTTCCGCACAGGCCGGCACGGTGCCGGGCGGCGGCGGTTCGGGAAACAGGCAGCGATAGGTCGGGTTGAACGCACCGTCCGCGCCGCGTTCATGCGCGCGGATCGTGGTCAGCGAGCCATCGAACTGGCCCAGCGCCGCGGTGATCAGCGGCTTGCCGGCCAAGAAACACGCGTCGGACACCAGATAGCGCGTTTCGAAATTGTCGGAGCCGTCGAGCACGAGATCGTAGCCGCCGATCAGCGACATGACGTTCCTGGCGTCGAGGCGCACCGCATGCGGCTCGAAATGAACGTGCGGATTGAGCGCGTCGATGACCTCCGCGGCGCTGTCGACCTTGCGCCGTCCGACATCGCGCGTGGTGTGGATGATCTGGCGCTGCAGGTTGGAGAGCGAGACGATATCGTCATCGACCACGCCCAGCGTGCCGACGCCGGCGGCGGCCAGATACATCAAAACCGGCGCGCCGAGACCGCCGGCGCCGATCACCAGCACGGACGCTTCCTTCAGCGCGGTCTGGCCGGGCCCCCCGACTTCCCGCAGCACGATGTGGCGGGCGTAGCGTTCGATTTCGTCGGCCGTCAGCATGGTCGCGTCAAATCCTTCCGCAGCGATTACGTCTCATAGTGAGGGGCGGCGCTGAACCGGCGGGCCGTTGGTGCCGACCAAGCAGATGTGCTTAGTTGACGGAACGTCAATGCGCACTTCCCGCTTCCACTCCATATCTTCTGGATTTGTCATGAGATCGGCGCTTTCGGCAACATTTGTCATCGTGGCCATGGGTCTGGCGACCGCCGCGCAGGCGCAGACGCCGCCCGCCGCGGCGAAACCGGCACGCCCCGCGCTTCAGAAACCGGAAGACACCGCGGGCGCCATGAGCCAGGCCGAGCGGCTGGCGCTGCAGTCGGACCTGGCCTGGGTCGGGCAATATAACGGCGCGATATCGGGCGACGTCAGCGAGCGCATGGTCAACGCCATCAAGGAATTCCAGAAAACGCGCGGCGGCAAGCCGACCGGCGTACTCAATCCGCAGGAACGCGGCATGCTGGCGGATACCGCACGGCGAAAACAGGAAAGCGTCGGCTGGAAGATCCAGACCGACCCCGGCACCGGCGTGCGGCTCGGCATCCCTACAAAACTGGTGCCGCAGCAGGCCAGCGACGCCAACGGCACCAAATGGACCTCGCCATCAGGTACGATCCAAATTCAGCTGGCGCGGCGCAGGGAAGCCGGCCCCACCACCGCAAAACTCGCCGAGCGCGAGAAGAAGGAGCCGGGGCGCGCGATCGACTACACCGTGGTGAAGCCGGACTTTTTCGTGCTGTCCGGCATGCAGGGCCTGAAGAAGTTTTACATGCGCGGTACCTTCAAGGGCGACGAGGTCCGCATCCTCACCATCCTCTACGATCAGGCGACGGAAAATACCGTGGAACCGGTCGTGATCGCGATGTCGAGCGCGTTCAATGCGTTTCCAGCGGTCGCGCAAATCGCCGGACCGCCGCCACGCAAAAGCGTCGAATACGGCACCGGCCTCGTCGTCAGCGACGACGGAGCCATCCTGACCGATCGCCAGATCACCGACGGCTGTCTCACGGTGGCGATTGCGGGACATGGCAATGCCGACCGCGTCGCCGAGGACAAGGCGCACGATCTCGCGCTGCTGCGCATCTATGGCGCGCGCGGGCTCAAGGCGCTCAATCTTGCCAACGTCGCGACGAAGACAGCGCTCGACCTCACCGGCATCGCCGATCCGCAGAGCCAGGGCGGCGGTTCGGCGGTGAGCGGCAGCAAGGCTGCGGTGGCGCAACTGGGTGGCGGCAGCGATGTGGCACTGACGCCGGCGCCGGCGGCCGGTTTTTCCGGCGCGCCCGCGCTCGATGGCGACGGCCGGTTTGCCGGCATCGCGCTGCTGAAGCCGGTTCTGGTCGCCGGTCCTACCAACGGCATTCCCTCGGCGCAGGCGGTGCTGGTGACGTCTGATACGGTGCGGGGTTTCCTGAAAGCCAATGGCATCCACGCGGCGGGCGGAGCGTTGGACGCGAGAGCGTCGGTGGTCCGCGTCATTTGCGTCAGGAAGTAGTTCGACCCGGACGCGATGCTGCGCCGCGTCCTAGGCGCAAACGGGTCAAGGCTCGAGCTTGGCGGCTTGACGCAGATCAACGATGGCTGGGGTGTTCGGCGGTCAACTCAAACCGAAATTCATCGGGTGCCGTCATGAATCGCACAATGACAGGGATCGTCGTTGCCGTAGGCGCGGCAATGGCTGCGGGCGCGGCAATGGCCCAATCGCAGCCTCTGCCAACGCCACTGGTCGAGGAAGTCATGGTCAAGACCACGCTCTTGACCCTCAATGACGCCAACCTCACCGGCAATTACGACGTGATGCACGCAAAGATGGCCAAGGCATTTCGGGAAAAATTCAGGTCCGATACGCTCGAACAGGCGTTCAGGACGTTCGCCGGCAAGCATATCGACATCATTGCGGCCACGCCGCTGGTCACGACCCATAAAGCCAGAATCGACCGCAACGGCGCCCTGATGCTGCGCGGCTATTTCGATACCACGCCATCGCGCCTCAATTACGCGCTCGATTACGAGATCTCGGAAGGCGAGTGGAAGTTGATCGCAATCGACGTCAAGGTGAAGGGGTCATCGACGAGCTACGCTGGCGCCGCCAATCTCCTTGCGCATGCGACGGCTGATGTTCCGCCGCCGCTGAAATAAGCTGGCGGCAATGGCGGAAACCAGCAAGCCGGTCGCGACATGGCGCAGGATTGCAGCCCCAATCCTTGATTTCATCACGGTGTTTTTCGGTGGCGGCTACGCGATCGGCGCGTTGACGGGCCGCCTGACTGCCGACGGCTTCAAGCTGGAAGGGATGCCCGCGCTCATTCTGCTCGCGCTGACCGTTGTCTACTTCGTGGCCGGCAACAAATATCTCGGCGGCACGATCTGGCAGCGCGTTCTTTACCCGCGCTGAAGGGCCATTATCACGCCAGCCCGAACCTCACCCCGGCGCGCGCGAGGCCGCCGGCGATGCCGATCGGGGTCCCGTCGGCGCGCCAGCATGCGGCGCCCGACAGCGTGCCGTCGTCGTGAAACTGGATGGCGTTCATGCCGCCGGCGACGGTGGGCGCTGCCTGTACCTTGTGCCCCATCGACATCAGTTCGGCGCGGGTTTCTTCCGGCACCGCCTGCTCGACCTCGAGCGCATTGCCCTCGGTCCACACCCGCGGCGCCTCGACCGCCTCCTGCAGGCTCATGCCGTGGTCGATCAGGTTGATCAGCGCCTGCATCGCGCTCGGAAAGATCTTCTTTCCGCCGGGCAGGCCGAGCGCATAGACCAGCTTGCCGTTGCGCAGCGCCATCATGGGCGACATCGAGGTGGTGACGCGCTTGCCCGGTGCCAGCGACAGCGCATGGCCCGGACGCGGGTCGTAGAGGTTCATGTAATTGTTCGGGATGGTGCCGAGGCCGGGAATCAGGATTTTGGCGCCGAACAGATTGTTGATGGTCTGCGTGGTCGCGACCACGTTGCCGACCGCATCCGCCGCCGTCATGTGCGTGGTGTGCGCGCTCTCGAGCTGCGCGATGCCGGCGCTCCAGGATTGCGCGCGGGCAGGATCGATGGCGCGGCGGCGTTCCTCGGCATAGGCCTTTGAGGTCAGCCGCTCGACCGGCACGTTGACGAAGTCAGGGTCGCCGCTGGCGGCGGCGCGATCGGCGAAGGCGATCTTGAGCACCTCGGCGAGGTAATGAATGCTGGCCGCGGAACCGAAGCCGAGTTTTGCGAGATCATAGCCTTCGAGAATGTTGAGCATCTGCGCGATGTGCACGCCGGAGGCCGCCGGCGGCGGCGGACCCAGAATTTCCCAGCCGCGATAATCGGCGCGGATCGGCTGCCGCTCGACGGTTTTGTAGTTCGTCAGATCCTCGCGGGCGATGAAGCCGCCCTTCTTCTTCATGTAGTCGACGAGGATATCGCCGAGCGGGCCATGATACAGCGCCGCCTCGCCCCGCTGCGAGATGTAGGTCAGGGTTTCCGCATATTCCGACTGCACCACGCGCTCGCCGACCTTCAGCGGCGTTCCGTTGGGCAGATAGATCGCCGAAATATCCTTGTCCTGCAACATCTCCCCGGCGCTGTCGACGATGCATTCGTGCAGATAGGGCGTCGCCGCATAGCCGCGCGCGGCGAATTTGATCGCGGGCTGCATCACGTCGGCGAGCGGCATGGTGCCGAACCGCTGCAGCGTCTCGCACCAGGCCTTCAGCGAGCCCGGCACGGCGACGGCTTTCGGGCCGGTGAGGTTTTCGTCGCCGACCGTATCGAACACGTCGTGCGCGGAACCCGGTTTCGAGGTGTAGGTGTCCGGCCGGACCGCCAGCGGCACCGTGCTCTGCCCGTCGATGAAGCGGTGACTGCCGTCGGCGAGCCGGATGTGGGCCATGCCGCCGCCGATGATGCCGACCATCATCGGCTCGACCACGGTCAGCGCAAATAATGTGGCGATCGCCGCGTCGACGGCGTTGCCGCCGGCCGCCAGCATTTCCGCACCCGCGCTCGACGCCAGCGGATGGTTGCTGACCACCATGCCGCGGCTGCCGGTCGCCGGCTGCTTGCGGCACTCAAAACCGGTAGTTGCACGGTCCCGCCAATTGCCCGTCATTTGCTGTTTTCCCGCCTTGCTGTTGTCGTTTTCAGGCATCAGCCGGCGAGATTCGTGCGTGGCCGTGTTCGCCCGGGATAGCCAGAATTCCACAATCCTGCATCATGGCAAAGTAGTGATTCGGGCGCCCGCGATCTCTCCTTTGGGTCGGGCTGGTGTGTCCTGGCGAGCAGAATGTTCGCGCCGCAGAATGCGGGCCTTGTTTTGTAAGGCGTACCCAAAACACCGCCCGTAAGCCCACCAGAGGACTAGAAATGCAGACGATCGTACTGACCACCCAGAAGGGCGGGTCTGGAAAAAGCACGCTTGCCATCAGCCTGACACTGGCCGCCATCCGGGCCGGTCACAATGTCCGTCTGATCGAGACCGACCCGCAGGGCACGGTTTCGAACTGGAAGCGCCGCCGTCCGTATGCCGCACCGATCGTCGAGCCGATCTACCACGCCCGCCAGCTGGAAGAGCGGCTGCGATTGTTGCCGCGCGACGGCGTCACCGTGACGATCGTCGATACCGCCGGCGGCGAAACCGCCGCAACCAATTCCGCCATCCGCTATGCCGACCTCTGCCTGATTCCGACGCGGCCGAGCATCGCCGACATCGAGGCGACCGCCGCGACGCTGCGCGTCATCCGGGCCTGGCACAAGCCGTTCGCCTATGTGCTGAATCAGACCCCGATCCGCGCTGCTGCGCGGCTTGCCGGCGCGGAAAACGCGCTCGGTGACGAAGCCGCGCTCGAAGCGGCCGACGTCGTCGCAAAGCCCTTCATCGTGATGCGCAACGATTACCAGGACGCGCTGAGCGCCGGCCTCGCCGTCTGCGAATACGCGCCGGACGGCAAGTCGGCGCAGGAAGTGCGCGCGCTCTGGCAGTGGGTGGAGCAGCGGCTGAGCGACATGGCCGCGCCGGTGGACGAACCGGCCGTCGAGGATTTCGTGGAGGTCCCTGCCATCATTCCGAAATGGGCCGCCGCGCGTCCGTCCTACGACACTGACGCTGCACGCTTCCTGCGCGCTCCCGCCCGTGTCTGATCTCTAGCTTCGCGCACGTGAAATGCGCGGGGCGAAAGCGGAGCAATCCGGCCGCCAGCCCCGCCGGATTGCCTCGCTTCAATTTCAGGGATTGCGCCGCAGCCAGTTTTCCCGCGTCATGCGCCATCTTTCCGCAAGCGTCTGGCCACTGTGATGAGCCAGTTCGATATACTCGACGAATTCGGCGCCGGTCTTCTGCTTGACCCGGCGCGAGGCCATGTTGGTGGCCGCGTTGCAGGCGTGAAAACGCTCGATGCCGAGCGTGCGGAAGGCAAAATCGTTCACCGCCGAGACGGCCTCGCTCATCAGGCCCTGATTCCAGAATCGCTCCGCCAGCCAGAAGCCGCGATTGCCCTTGGCGTCGTCAATCCTCGGGCGGAATCGGATGTTGCCAATCGCCTCGCCGTCGCCACGGCGCAGCACCAGCATCCAGTTATAGATCTCCTCACCCGCGGCGACTCTCTCCAGTTCGCGCTCGACAAACGTCACCGCGCCGTTTTCCGGATAGGGCCAGGGAACGACCTGCGCGAGATGCTGGATGATGTTCCAGTTGTTGAAATGGCGCTGGATCGCCGGCGCATCCGACATCGCGAGCGGCCGCAGGATCAGCCGCGCGGTCTGCAGGGTCGGCGTGATGGTTACTTCTGACATTTCGGACACCAGAAAGTCGAACGGCCGTTCTGCACAAACCGCCGCACGATACCGCTACACCCCCCAGTCTGGCATTTTTCGCCCTCGCGGTCATAGACTTGAAATGAGTGCTGGAAATAACCAAGTTCGCCCGACGTCAGGCGATGATCGCTGATCGAGGAGCCGCCGGCCTTGATCGCCTGGTTCAGCACCGAATGAATGGCAGTCACCAGCCGCCCGGCGTGATCGGTCGGCTCACCCTTCTTGGTCGAGAGTGTCGCCGCCAGGCGGCGCGGCGAGAGGTGCGAGCGGAACAGCGCCTCGCAAACATAGATATTGCCCAGCCCCGCGACCACGCGCTGATCTAGCAATGCGGCTTTCAGGCTGGTCTTCTTGTTGAAGCACGACCGCGCCAGCATCGCGGCGTCGAATTCGTTGCCGAGCGGTTCCGGCCCAAGACCCTTCAGCAGCGGTTCTTCCTCCAGCGCCTGGCGGGCGATGATCTTCATGTAACCGAAACGGCGCGGGTCGTTGAACACGATCGCGGCACCCGAGGACATGTGGAACACCACGTGATCGTGCGCGCGGTCCTCGCTGCGCGGATGGTGGAATTGGCCGGGCGTGCCGCTGCCGTGGTCATCCAGCACGCGGAACGAGCCGGACATGCCCAGATGCATCAGCAGCACGTCGCCGGAGCCGAGATCGGCCATCAGATATTTGGCGCGGCGGCCGAGACCGGTCACGGTCTGGCCCTCCAGCCGCGCCACAAAGTCCTTTTGGAAGGGAAACCGCAAATCCTTGCGCCGGGCTTCGGCTTTCAGGATTTTCGACCCCTCCATG
It contains:
- a CDS encoding LysR family transcriptional regulator; the encoded protein is MKNFDLRDIDAFVAVARTKNFRRAATEQGVSVSSLSQRLRDMEERLGVRLMNRTTRSVALTEAGELLLSRVGPAMTDVGAALDQVRGLRAVPSGRLRINAPPPAIDLVLAPMVAPFLAAHPRIDLEMTGDSAFVDIVAGGFDAGVRYGEHLAQDMIAVSLGAPQRYAVVASKEYVAQHGTPKHPKDLLEHSSIRTRFGSGAMLDWEFEKAGRVVKVSPPPKLIATHLGLALRAAHDGVGFWLTFEGYVRYGIKSGALVSVLDDWCPPFPGPFLYYPSRRQPPPALAAFVAFVAEWRKRERRKGKTV
- a CDS encoding serine protease, producing the protein MRSALSATFVIVAMGLATAAQAQTPPAAAKPARPALQKPEDTAGAMSQAERLALQSDLAWVGQYNGAISGDVSERMVNAIKEFQKTRGGKPTGVLNPQERGMLADTARRKQESVGWKIQTDPGTGVRLGIPTKLVPQQASDANGTKWTSPSGTIQIQLARRREAGPTTAKLAEREKKEPGRAIDYTVVKPDFFVLSGMQGLKKFYMRGTFKGDEVRILTILYDQATENTVEPVVIAMSSAFNAFPAVAQIAGPPPRKSVEYGTGLVVSDDGAILTDRQITDGCLTVAIAGHGNADRVAEDKAHDLALLRIYGARGLKALNLANVATKTALDLTGIADPQSQGGGSAVSGSKAAVAQLGGGSDVALTPAPAAGFSGAPALDGDGRFAGIALLKPVLVAGPTNGIPSAQAVLVTSDTVRGFLKANGIHAAGGALDARASVVRVICVRK
- a CDS encoding SH3 domain-containing protein, translating into MALGRFCSVALLAGCWLLTSVSTGFSAKDSGSTTSGLPVPRYVSLKSDHVNVRAGPTKDNDVAWIYTRSGLPVEITAEFENWRRVRDSEGSEGWVYHSLLSGRRTAVVTMKSKDELASLYDRPDRTSAIAARLQAGVVTQVKKCANGWCRVIGNGFDGWIEQQRLWGVYADEKVE
- a CDS encoding aldo/keto reductase, whose product is MQQRKLGSTGPSVSSIGLGCMGMSDFYGPADRSESIATIHAALDAGITLLDTGDFYGMGHNEMLIREALAGRHRDKVRISVKFGALRDPNKGFLGYDSRPAAIRNFVAYSLQRLGVDTIDVYRPARLDPDVPIEESVGAMADMIKAGWIRHIGLSEVGSDTLRRAHAVHPIVDLQIEYSLLARGIESDILKTCRELGIGITAYGVLSRGLISGHWSKDRSDAQDFRQMSPRFQGANLDANLALVDSLRAIAAEVGASPAQVAIAWVAAQGNDIVPLVGARRRDRLSEALGALDVTLTDAHLAALGKAFPPGVAAGARYPEAQLAHMDSENRAV
- the irrA gene encoding iron response transcriptional regulator IrrA — its product is MNDQASLQTDDGIDPAARAAGHQPALTGCPWHDVNEMLQAAGLRPTRQRMALGWLLFGKGARHLTAEMLYEEATLAKVPVSLATVYNTLNQLTDAGLLRQVSVDGTKTYFDTNVTAHHHFYLENNHELVDIPDPHLVLSKMPDVPEGYEIARVDMVVRLRKKR
- a CDS encoding HesA/MoeB/ThiF family protein is translated as MLTADEIERYARHIVLREVGGPGQTALKEASVLVIGAGGLGAPVLMYLAAAGVGTLGVVDDDIVSLSNLQRQIIHTTRDVGRRKVDSAAEVIDALNPHVHFEPHAVRLDARNVMSLIGGYDLVLDGSDNFETRYLVSDACFLAGKPLITAALGQFDGSLTTIRAHERGADGAFNPTYRCLFPEPPPPGTVPACAEAGVMGALAGIMGSMMALEAIREIVGFGESLIGRLVMVDARAMRFETLRYARDPQNPLNGDKPTITDLSGHALASPAPSRGG
- a CDS encoding 2-hydroxyacid dehydrogenase is translated as MSVKKKPLVVVTRKLPDSIETRMRELFDARLNLDDTPMTPEQIAEAVRTADVLVPTVTDMITEEMLGHPDCKLRMIANFGNGVDNIDVSAAHARGITVTNTPKVLTEDTADMTMALILAVPRRLIEGAAILTEGRNWPGWSPTWMLGHRIGGKRLGIIGMGRIGQAVARRARAFGLQIHYHNRRPVAPVIADELGATYWESLDQMLARMDIISVNCPHTPATYHLLSARRLKLMRKDAYIVNTARGGVIDEDTLIKLIEAGDIGGAGLDVYEHEPAVNPKLVRLAKAGKVTLLPHMGSATIEGRVEMGEKVIINIRTFLDAHKPPDRVLPSML
- the fabA gene encoding 3-hydroxyacyl-[acyl-carrier-protein] dehydratase FabA produces the protein MLDRRSGYEYEDLLACGRGEMFGPGNAQLPLPPMLMFDRITEISETGGEYGKGLIRAELDVKPDLWFFGCHFKNDPVMPGCLGLDAMWQMVGFYLGWVGGEGRGRALGLGELKFSGQVLPNARKVVYNIDMKRVMRSKLVLGVGDGWLSMDGEIIYRAKDLKVGLFKQGVEPG